Proteins from a single region of Spirochaetota bacterium:
- a CDS encoding iron-containing alcohol dehydrogenase, with protein sequence MLRIFKTILANSFYLVPLQISEVLQGPGSIKKLPALIKSKGFRKPLVVTDAMLIKLNLLKSLFAEFDAIAMAYAVYDGVQPDPTIDNVEEAYAIYKKNGCDSIIGFGGGSAMDTAKTVAARVAKPNLTTDRLGGYMKVMLPIPKKPPRIFAVPTTAGTGAETTAAAVISDPKRSAKYTVNDFLIHPHYIVLDPELTTGLPPFFTAITAMDALSHSTEGYVGGARCAYTNSYSEKAVTLIFENIDAVYKNGKDIEARSRMLLASYYGGLVLNRALTGYVHTFAHKIGALYHLPHGRVIGAVLPLVFEYYGKTAARRLARLADIINVTKPGMDDAQKAAAFIGAIRGLNKKYGIGETIPELREEDFPAIARSIHLECIPYPVPRIMDDNDVYSILKRLLA encoded by the coding sequence ATGCTCAGGATCTTCAAAACCATCCTGGCCAACTCGTTTTACCTTGTTCCCCTGCAGATAAGCGAGGTGCTGCAGGGACCGGGAAGCATAAAAAAGCTGCCCGCCCTGATAAAGTCCAAGGGCTTTCGCAAGCCCCTGGTGGTCACCGATGCCATGCTGATAAAGCTGAATCTCCTGAAGAGCCTTTTCGCCGAGTTCGACGCCATCGCCATGGCCTACGCCGTATACGATGGTGTCCAGCCGGACCCCACCATTGACAATGTCGAGGAAGCCTACGCCATATACAAAAAGAACGGCTGCGACTCCATAATCGGCTTCGGCGGCGGATCCGCCATGGACACCGCCAAGACCGTCGCCGCCAGGGTCGCCAAGCCGAACCTCACCACCGACAGGCTGGGAGGATACATGAAGGTAATGCTCCCCATACCGAAAAAGCCTCCCCGCATATTCGCCGTGCCGACCACGGCCGGCACCGGGGCCGAAACCACCGCCGCGGCCGTTATATCCGACCCGAAAAGGAGCGCCAAGTACACGGTCAATGACTTCCTCATCCACCCCCACTATATCGTCCTTGACCCGGAGCTCACCACGGGACTGCCGCCGTTCTTCACCGCCATCACGGCCATGGACGCCCTTTCACACAGCACCGAAGGATATGTGGGCGGTGCCCGCTGCGCCTATACGAACTCGTATTCCGAAAAGGCCGTTACACTGATATTTGAAAATATCGACGCCGTCTATAAAAACGGCAAGGACATCGAGGCACGGAGCCGGATGCTCCTCGCGTCCTATTACGGCGGCCTGGTGCTCAACAGGGCTCTGACCGGCTATGTCCATACTTTCGCGCACAAGATCGGCGCCCTCTACCACCTGCCACACGGAAGGGTCATCGGCGCGGTGCTCCCCCTTGTCTTCGAGTACTACGGAAAAACCGCGGCCCGTCGCCTGGCACGGCTTGCCGATATCATCAACGTAACCAAGCCCGGCATGGACGATGCGCAGAAGGCGGCGGCCTTTATCGGGGCCATTCGGGGACTGAATAAAAAATACGGAATCGGCGAAACCATCCCGGAGCTCAGGGAAGAGGATTTCCCGGCTATAGCCAGGTCAATCCACCTGGAATGCATTCCCTATCCGGTCCCCAGGATCATGGATGACAACGACGTGTACTCGATACTGAAGCGGCTGCTGGCATAG
- a CDS encoding serine/threonine-protein phosphatase, whose protein sequence is MKKKPPHCNIKPMKDLFIINKLKNLTGERPVPLSGSEMAEFGRENTDINCRRIFIYSLFSTVISAVILMIIYIVFRHRQVYVERELYFSGLELFHKAHIALSLAFIAAYLTINRLGANRAYMRIAQYAAIMAITLIYVHLCTITHHYHGDLVFYAVICIIIAVALYLGKAGRIVLYLSMSALMIIGLLSVLRDIDLIIMKITNVVIISVIGFILSTMIYRFRLRDYLHMNGLTKLNLRLLHDLASARSMQNQLIPSVPPVTEGASIYTLYRPIEMVGGDFFDFIPFRKDATGIFISDVSGHGVTASLITGMIKTLIDTADNTRESPGTLLNYINSRSNGLMAGNFLTTLYGIVDTAGMTFTYSRGGHTLPLLLRNGRIEELHSRGAFIGVYKDLTFEEKAVTLNRGDRILLYTDGLTEATNARGKSFQDVFMHDVLPGIVSLDTDDFVRHIYHELVSFTGGETFNDDICMVGIKVASNGKG, encoded by the coding sequence TTGAAAAAAAAGCCCCCTCACTGTAACATCAAGCCGATGAAGGACCTGTTCATTATTAATAAATTGAAAAATCTCACCGGCGAAAGGCCCGTGCCGCTCAGCGGGAGCGAGATGGCCGAATTCGGCCGGGAGAACACCGATATCAATTGCAGGCGCATCTTCATTTACAGCCTCTTCAGCACCGTCATATCCGCCGTTATTCTCATGATCATATATATCGTTTTCAGGCACCGGCAGGTCTATGTCGAACGGGAGCTTTATTTCTCCGGGCTCGAGCTGTTTCACAAGGCCCATATCGCCCTGTCGCTGGCGTTCATCGCCGCGTACCTGACAATCAACCGACTCGGAGCGAACCGCGCGTACATGAGGATCGCGCAGTACGCGGCGATCATGGCCATCACCCTCATCTACGTGCACCTCTGCACCATAACTCACCACTACCACGGCGACCTGGTTTTCTACGCCGTTATCTGCATCATCATCGCCGTGGCGCTGTACCTGGGTAAAGCCGGCCGGATTGTCCTGTACCTGTCCATGTCGGCCCTCATGATCATCGGGCTGCTGAGCGTGCTGCGCGATATCGACCTTATTATCATGAAAATCACCAACGTCGTCATCATCAGCGTGATCGGTTTTATACTTTCCACGATGATATACCGGTTCAGGCTGAGGGATTATCTCCACATGAACGGCCTGACGAAGCTGAACCTTCGGCTCCTGCACGATCTCGCCAGCGCCCGGAGCATGCAGAACCAGCTCATCCCATCTGTCCCACCCGTCACCGAGGGAGCGTCGATATACACTCTTTACCGGCCGATAGAGATGGTGGGGGGTGACTTTTTCGATTTCATTCCCTTCCGGAAAGACGCCACCGGCATATTCATCAGCGACGTTTCCGGCCACGGGGTAACGGCGTCCCTCATCACCGGAATGATCAAGACACTTATCGACACGGCGGACAATACCCGGGAGAGCCCCGGGACCCTGCTGAACTACATCAATTCCCGGTCGAACGGCCTCATGGCGGGAAATTTTCTTACCACCCTGTACGGCATAGTCGACACGGCGGGCATGACATTCACCTATTCCCGCGGCGGCCACACACTCCCCCTGCTCCTGAGGAACGGACGCATCGAGGAGCTGCACAGCCGGGGGGCTTTCATAGGCGTGTACAAGGATCTCACCTTCGAGGAAAAAGCCGTCACTCTTAATCGCGGGGACAGGATCCTGCTCTATACCGACGGCCTCACCGAAGCGACAAATGCCCGGGGCAAATCCTTCCAGGACGTGTTCATGCATGATGTCCTTCCGGGGATCGTCAGCCTCGATACCGACGATTTCGTCCGGCATATATACCACGAACTCGTGAGCTTCACCGGGGGAGAGACCTTCAACGACGACATCTGCATGGTCGGGATCAAGGTGGCCAGTAACGGCAAAGGTTGA
- a CDS encoding alpha-glucosidase has protein sequence MDNSGGFTWWKHGVVYQIYPRSFYDGSGDGVGDLPGIIEKLDYLAWLGVDALWLSPVNTSPMFDFGYDISDYRGIDPVFGTLGDCDRLIAEAHRRNIRIVMDLVINHTSHLHPWFVEARSSRDNPKRHWYIWHDGKKGKPPNNWMAIFGGRAWEWDNATEQFYYHSFLKEQPDLNWRNPDLRKAVFDDVRFWLDRGVDGFRLDAVSWYVKDDLFRSNPFGWGPNAPRPYDLQTHVYDQNRPELHDVLGEFRKVLDEYTDRMSVGETYIASPESVKTAASYLGSGTDELHLTFDFSLLFSRYGARHFRQCLAQWYAFMPEGGWPTLVMNNHDQPRSITRWCRGRDGDKKARVLAALLLTAWGTPFLYYGEEIGMKNGRVTRRQIKDPVGIKYWPFNKGRDPERTPMQWSAGANAGFSAAEPWLPVADNYREVNVSAQEKDPASLLSWYRGLMRIRKERPALHGGALRFIGDDPDVLSYAREHEKERICVALNFSGTGKNVAMEGSSWRVLCGTDRNISSELQGNRLEMKPYEVLVLEEIPSQGK, from the coding sequence ATGGATAATTCAGGCGGTTTCACATGGTGGAAGCACGGCGTCGTCTACCAGATCTATCCGCGGAGCTTTTACGACGGCAGCGGCGACGGCGTGGGGGACCTGCCCGGCATCATCGAAAAGCTGGACTACCTGGCATGGCTCGGCGTGGACGCCCTCTGGCTCTCGCCGGTCAATACCTCTCCAATGTTCGACTTCGGGTACGACATCTCGGACTACCGCGGCATTGACCCGGTCTTCGGCACCCTCGGCGACTGCGACCGCCTCATCGCGGAGGCCCACCGCCGCAACATCAGGATCGTCATGGACCTGGTCATCAACCACACCTCGCACCTGCACCCCTGGTTCGTCGAGGCCCGGTCCTCACGGGACAATCCGAAGCGGCACTGGTATATCTGGCATGATGGAAAGAAGGGGAAGCCGCCCAACAACTGGATGGCCATCTTCGGGGGCAGGGCCTGGGAGTGGGACAACGCCACGGAACAGTTTTATTACCATTCATTCCTTAAGGAACAGCCTGACCTCAACTGGAGAAACCCGGACCTCAGGAAGGCCGTCTTCGATGACGTGCGCTTCTGGCTTGATCGGGGCGTGGACGGGTTCCGCCTGGACGCGGTGAGCTGGTACGTGAAGGACGACCTCTTCAGGAGCAATCCCTTCGGCTGGGGGCCCAACGCCCCGCGGCCTTACGATCTGCAGACCCATGTGTATGACCAGAACCGGCCCGAGCTTCACGACGTGCTGGGAGAATTCCGGAAGGTCCTCGATGAATATACCGACAGGATGAGCGTCGGTGAAACCTATATAGCCTCCCCGGAAAGCGTGAAGACGGCCGCGTCATATCTCGGCAGCGGCACGGACGAGCTCCACCTGACCTTTGATTTTTCCCTCCTCTTTTCGAGATACGGGGCCCGGCACTTTCGCCAGTGCCTTGCTCAGTGGTATGCCTTCATGCCCGAGGGCGGATGGCCGACCCTGGTCATGAACAACCACGACCAGCCGAGGAGCATCACCCGGTGGTGCCGGGGCAGGGACGGTGATAAAAAGGCCAGGGTCCTGGCGGCCCTTCTGCTCACCGCGTGGGGCACTCCCTTCCTCTACTATGGCGAAGAGATCGGCATGAAGAACGGCCGGGTCACCCGGCGGCAGATCAAGGACCCGGTGGGGATCAAGTACTGGCCATTCAACAAGGGCCGGGACCCGGAGCGCACGCCGATGCAGTGGTCCGCAGGGGCCAATGCCGGGTTCTCCGCGGCAGAGCCGTGGCTCCCGGTGGCCGATAACTATCGTGAGGTGAACGTGTCTGCCCAGGAGAAGGACCCGGCATCGCTCCTTAGCTGGTACCGCGGCCTGATGCGGATCCGGAAGGAGCGGCCGGCGTTGCACGGCGGCGCCCTGCGCTTTATCGGCGACGACCCGGACGTGCTCTCCTATGCCAGGGAGCATGAAAAGGAAAGGATATGTGTAGCGCTTAATTTCTCCGGTACGGGCAAGAATGTTGCAATGGAAGGATCCTCATGGCGCGTTCTCTGCGGAACTGACCGGAATATATCATCGGAGCTTCAGGGGAACAGGTTAGAGATGAAGCCCTACGAGGTCCTGGTGCTGGAGGAAATCCCCAGCCAGGGGAAGTGA
- a CDS encoding DUF2459 domain-containing protein, translating into MMVFTRGHYSARSGPSAVRFRLCLALLLCAQCVSGQKAKPAARAEDDLRGRTVYVIQSYYHTGFVIELDREARSCLEFAPRFSRFRYVDIGWGEEVFYQDPEFTLAKGARAIFLPSKSVLRVEGFNLDMGGVIAWSDRTMKISMTRDEFARLCSFINGSLKKDRDNGLIEASEHDNGEIIFFKSPHTYCLFNTCNTWIARALRHAGFDISPVCVVTARTLFGRLRRVGVSLKDPK; encoded by the coding sequence ATGATGGTTTTTACACGGGGGCATTATTCGGCACGAAGCGGCCCATCGGCTGTCCGGTTCAGGCTGTGCCTGGCCTTATTGTTGTGCGCCCAGTGCGTGAGCGGCCAGAAGGCCAAACCGGCAGCCAGGGCCGAAGATGACCTCCGCGGCCGGACAGTCTATGTCATCCAGAGCTACTATCACACCGGCTTCGTCATCGAGCTGGACAGGGAGGCGCGCTCCTGCCTTGAATTCGCGCCGCGCTTCAGCCGCTTCAGATACGTCGACATCGGGTGGGGCGAAGAGGTGTTCTACCAGGACCCGGAATTCACCCTGGCCAAGGGTGCCCGGGCGATCTTCCTGCCGTCAAAGAGCGTCCTCAGGGTAGAGGGCTTCAACCTGGACATGGGCGGCGTAATCGCCTGGAGCGACCGGACCATGAAAATCTCAATGACGCGGGATGAATTCGCGAGGCTTTGCTCGTTCATTAATGGATCCCTTAAAAAAGACAGGGACAATGGACTGATAGAGGCCTCCGAGCATGATAACGGGGAAATCATTTTTTTCAAGTCGCCCCATACCTACTGCCTCTTCAACACCTGCAACACCTGGATCGCCAGGGCCCTGCGCCACGCCGGTTTCGACATCTCCCCGGTCTGCGTGGTCACTGCCCGGACCCTTTTCGGAAGGCTCAGGAGGGTGGGAGTTTCCCTGAAAGATCCCAAATAA
- a CDS encoding MFS transporter, which produces MEEKARFVGKELYAVVLLAIMNLFLFADQNLMAPNLTQIARDLGLNDVQRDVMLGGDISAVFWILGSVITLGIGYLTDLVSRKKLFLIVIIIGEIPCLMTGFVQNYDQLFWMRALTGIGIGGALPLTYSMIGDYFSHGNRAAATAWIGLAEGLGIAAGQLLAGFMGPVMGWRLPFIIVALPNFALCLLFLLTVKEPARGVTEESLKELIEKGLAYTGKINWKGYRDLFKIKSNIMVFVQGIPGTVPWGVFFIFLNDFYSQDKGYSVEVATLIVMAVGAAAILGGFLGGLAGNRLYNIKPKYLPLLCGTSTLLGIIPMALLLNYPSQVGVADPSALGPLILGFITGFMVSITGPNVRAMLLNVNSPETRGSIFSLFNLTDNLGKGVGPVVISLLIVHFGRLWAFNIANLFWLVCGAGLLVMMMTFPKDEAALIKLMGERAREMKK; this is translated from the coding sequence ATGGAAGAGAAAGCCCGGTTCGTCGGAAAAGAGCTCTACGCAGTAGTGCTCCTCGCCATCATGAACCTGTTCCTGTTCGCTGACCAGAACCTGATGGCGCCCAACCTCACCCAGATCGCCCGCGACCTGGGGCTGAACGACGTGCAGAGGGACGTCATGCTGGGCGGCGACATCTCCGCGGTCTTCTGGATACTGGGCAGCGTGATCACGCTGGGGATCGGCTATCTCACCGACCTGGTCTCGCGGAAGAAGCTCTTCCTCATCGTCATCATAATCGGCGAGATCCCCTGCCTCATGACCGGCTTCGTGCAGAATTACGACCAGCTCTTCTGGATGCGGGCCCTCACCGGCATCGGCATCGGCGGTGCGCTTCCGCTGACCTACTCCATGATCGGGGACTACTTCTCCCACGGCAACCGCGCCGCCGCCACGGCATGGATCGGCCTTGCCGAGGGCCTGGGCATTGCCGCGGGTCAGCTCCTGGCGGGTTTCATGGGGCCGGTCATGGGATGGCGGCTTCCCTTCATCATCGTGGCCCTGCCGAACTTCGCCCTCTGCCTGCTCTTCCTCCTCACGGTGAAGGAGCCGGCGCGGGGAGTCACCGAGGAGAGCCTGAAGGAGCTCATTGAAAAAGGCCTGGCCTATACCGGGAAAATAAACTGGAAGGGATACCGGGACCTTTTCAAGATCAAGAGCAATATCATGGTCTTCGTCCAGGGCATCCCGGGAACCGTGCCCTGGGGTGTCTTTTTCATCTTCCTCAATGATTTTTATTCCCAGGACAAGGGCTACTCCGTGGAGGTGGCGACCCTCATCGTCATGGCGGTCGGCGCGGCCGCGATCCTCGGCGGGTTCCTCGGCGGCCTGGCCGGGAACAGGCTCTACAATATCAAGCCGAAGTACCTGCCCCTCCTCTGCGGCACCAGCACCCTCCTCGGGATCATCCCGATGGCCCTGCTTCTGAACTACCCGTCGCAGGTCGGGGTCGCGGATCCGAGCGCCCTGGGTCCCCTCATCCTGGGGTTCATCACCGGCTTCATGGTCTCCATTACGGGCCCCAATGTGCGGGCCATGCTCCTGAACGTCAACTCCCCGGAGACGCGGGGCTCCATTTTCTCGCTCTTCAACCTGACCGACAACCTGGGCAAGGGGGTCGGGCCGGTCGTCATCAGCCTCCTGATCGTTCACTTCGGCAGGCTCTGGGCCTTCAACATCGCCAATCTCTTCTGGCTCGTTTGCGGCGCGGGTCTCCTGGTGATGATGATGACATTCCCGAAGGACGAGGCGGCCCTGATCAAGCTGATGGGGGAGCGCGCCAGGGAGATGAAGAAGTAG
- a CDS encoding glycoside hydrolase family 1 protein: protein MTPFKLPDTFLLGTATASLQIEGGDTNNTWYRWSRQPGHIADGTDCSVADDHWNRIPEDVAIMKKLNVSVYRLSLEWSRIEPSEGNFDTKALDHYRDEIRRLKKAGIEPLVTLHHFSNPLWMEDSGGWISESAIERFVRYTEAAVRHLGDLVSDWVTINEPNVYLTFGYVSGTWPPGETNIGRFLRGARVMIRAHIAAYRKIHEARAALGYRDTKVGAAHHLRIFDPKTGSAGERLAAFLQDRLFHEIFITGMSEGKYILPLGAGYPEGKGNYQDFFGINYYSREMVSFNIKNVGQMFGDISTREGAPVNDLGWEIYPEGLYRFCEKYYRRFKLPIYITENGTPDAKDSFRPRYIYDHLLQVSRLVEAGVDVQRYYYWSFMDNFEWAEGLGPRFGLVAVDYKSQKRTIRKSGQLFADICKNRGVTAAMIKKYLA, encoded by the coding sequence ATGACGCCATTCAAACTGCCTGATACTTTTCTCCTCGGAACAGCCACCGCGTCCCTGCAGATCGAGGGGGGCGACACCAACAACACCTGGTACCGCTGGTCTCGGCAGCCCGGCCATATCGCCGACGGCACCGACTGCAGCGTGGCTGACGACCACTGGAACAGGATTCCGGAGGACGTGGCCATAATGAAGAAGCTGAACGTCTCGGTCTACCGGCTGAGCCTGGAGTGGAGCCGCATCGAGCCCTCGGAGGGAAACTTCGACACAAAGGCGCTGGACCATTACCGGGACGAGATACGCCGGCTCAAAAAGGCGGGCATCGAGCCCCTGGTGACGCTCCACCATTTTTCCAACCCCCTCTGGATGGAGGACTCCGGCGGATGGATAAGCGAGAGCGCCATTGAGCGCTTCGTCCGCTACACCGAGGCCGCGGTGCGCCACCTGGGCGACCTGGTGAGCGACTGGGTCACCATCAACGAGCCGAACGTGTATCTCACCTTCGGCTATGTCTCAGGGACCTGGCCTCCGGGCGAAACGAACATCGGCAGGTTCCTCAGGGGGGCGCGCGTCATGATTCGGGCCCACATCGCGGCGTACCGGAAGATCCATGAAGCGCGCGCGGCGCTGGGCTACCGCGATACGAAGGTCGGGGCGGCGCACCACCTGCGCATCTTCGACCCGAAAACCGGGAGCGCCGGCGAGCGCCTGGCGGCTTTTTTACAGGACCGCCTCTTCCACGAGATATTCATCACCGGCATGTCGGAGGGAAAATATATCCTCCCCCTCGGCGCCGGGTACCCGGAGGGAAAGGGGAATTACCAGGACTTCTTCGGCATCAATTACTATTCACGCGAGATGGTCAGCTTCAACATTAAAAACGTCGGGCAGATGTTCGGCGATATCAGCACGAGAGAGGGAGCGCCGGTGAACGATCTCGGGTGGGAGATCTACCCTGAGGGGCTGTACCGCTTCTGCGAGAAGTACTATCGGCGGTTCAAGCTGCCGATCTACATCACCGAAAACGGCACTCCCGACGCGAAGGACAGCTTCCGGCCGAGGTACATCTACGACCACCTCCTCCAGGTGAGCCGCCTCGTCGAGGCCGGCGTCGACGTGCAGCGCTACTATTACTGGAGCTTCATGGACAACTTCGAGTGGGCCGAGGGACTGGGGCCGCGCTTCGGCCTGGTCGCTGTTGATTACAAAAGCCAAAAGCGCACCATCAGGAAAAGCGGGCAGCTGTTCGCGGATATCTGCAAAAACAGGGGCGTCACCGCGGCGATGATAAAGAAGTACCTGGCCTGA
- a CDS encoding alpha-galactosidase, whose translation MNIQKGIVRYQYGKREYTLAFRPGSEARATGMDLQSELSPIDLGWRATLTLLPQGPVEIKEVYFETNYRFTRDDRIFCNGFQSWTESREFTWTDKIKKLPLSAKRFKVDRFGDYHFYPYTGATGHLHSYVYLYIRQKTGDLTLLGSLNEDNGYTICACETKKNRILIAKDVQGLALSEPRVVMDVLLLQGPEQETLRTYFETLCPGLETKEPVTGWTSWYKHYTNISEGIIGENLDALSQNRIPIDIFQIDDGYQAAVGDWLAIKPSFPGGMKKIAGDIKSKGYRAGLWLAPFICEENSEIMKSHGDWVLKENGEPVAAGWNPNWSGTFYALDVYNDEFMYHIKEVFDTVFNQWGFDMVKLDFLYAAAMVPRNGKPRGAIMADAMKFLRRCAGDRIILGCGVPLGSAFGLVDYCRIGSDVAPKWEDRLLAAIHYRERVSTRNSITSTIGRSHLDGRVFVNDPDVAILRDEDNTLTREERATLFLLNNVFGGVLFTSDSVGAYPPDIMDQYRSIFPFRKKEHVTQSWAGETLKATFSIGENDYVAYANLSGRKAKAVLDEGLFFSGGLPEEERFIPGGTEILLKAHESRCFLAVKEDFFTVSGTTAHLFPGSEIVSCVQKGDTVTVTQHDQVRNGNTVYIRTPNAGQFLLNGNPVHSQKIRDKFYVIKMEL comes from the coding sequence ATGAATATCCAGAAGGGAATCGTTCGTTACCAGTACGGAAAGAGGGAATACACCCTTGCCTTCAGGCCCGGGTCCGAGGCGCGAGCCACGGGGATGGACCTCCAATCCGAATTGTCCCCCATCGACCTGGGATGGCGCGCGACCCTCACCCTGCTCCCCCAGGGCCCGGTGGAGATCAAGGAAGTATACTTCGAGACGAATTACCGCTTTACCAGGGACGACCGGATATTCTGCAACGGCTTCCAGTCATGGACCGAAAGCCGTGAGTTCACCTGGACCGATAAGATCAAGAAGCTCCCGCTATCGGCAAAGCGCTTCAAGGTCGATCGGTTCGGCGACTACCACTTCTATCCCTATACCGGCGCCACCGGGCACCTTCACAGCTACGTGTACCTCTACATCAGGCAGAAAACGGGCGACCTGACGCTGCTCGGGTCACTCAACGAGGATAACGGCTACACCATCTGCGCCTGCGAGACGAAAAAAAACCGCATCCTCATCGCGAAGGACGTCCAGGGCCTCGCCCTGTCGGAGCCCCGCGTCGTCATGGACGTCCTCCTGCTGCAGGGGCCCGAGCAGGAAACCCTGCGGACCTATTTCGAAACGCTCTGCCCCGGCCTTGAGACGAAGGAGCCGGTCACCGGCTGGACCAGCTGGTACAAGCACTACACGAACATCTCGGAAGGCATCATCGGCGAGAACCTGGACGCCCTGTCCCAAAACAGGATACCCATCGACATATTCCAGATCGACGACGGCTACCAGGCCGCGGTGGGGGACTGGCTCGCCATCAAGCCCTCCTTCCCCGGGGGCATGAAGAAGATCGCCGGCGACATCAAGTCAAAGGGCTACCGGGCGGGGCTGTGGCTGGCGCCATTCATCTGCGAAGAGAATTCGGAGATCATGAAGAGCCACGGCGACTGGGTGCTAAAAGAAAACGGCGAGCCAGTCGCGGCGGGATGGAACCCCAACTGGAGCGGCACCTTCTACGCCCTCGACGTCTACAACGACGAGTTCATGTATCACATCAAGGAAGTCTTCGACACCGTCTTCAACCAGTGGGGCTTTGACATGGTGAAGCTCGATTTCCTCTACGCCGCCGCCATGGTCCCCCGGAACGGGAAGCCCCGCGGCGCCATCATGGCCGACGCCATGAAGTTCCTGCGCCGCTGCGCCGGAGACCGGATTATCCTCGGCTGCGGCGTTCCCCTGGGATCCGCCTTCGGCCTCGTCGATTACTGCCGCATCGGGAGCGACGTCGCGCCGAAGTGGGAAGACCGTCTCCTCGCGGCGATACACTACCGCGAGCGCGTATCGACCCGGAATTCCATAACCAGCACCATCGGAAGGAGCCACCTGGACGGCCGTGTCTTCGTCAACGACCCTGACGTGGCCATCCTCCGGGACGAAGACAACACCCTGACGCGGGAAGAGCGCGCGACCCTCTTTTTGCTGAACAATGTCTTCGGCGGGGTCCTGTTCACCTCCGACAGCGTCGGCGCCTATCCGCCCGACATCATGGACCAGTACCGTTCCATCTTCCCTTTCCGTAAAAAAGAACATGTGACACAGTCATGGGCCGGCGAAACGCTGAAGGCGACCTTCTCCATCGGGGAGAACGACTACGTCGCCTATGCCAACCTCTCCGGCCGCAAGGCGAAGGCGGTCCTCGACGAGGGGCTCTTCTTCAGCGGCGGCCTCCCCGAAGAGGAGCGCTTCATACCGGGCGGCACCGAGATACTCCTCAAGGCCCATGAATCGCGCTGCTTCCTCGCCGTTAAGGAGGACTTCTTCACCGTGTCGGGCACCACGGCCCATCTTTTTCCCGGAAGCGAGATCGTTTCCTGCGTCCAGAAGGGCGATACCGTAACCGTGACCCAGCACGACCAGGTGAGGAACGGCAACACCGTGTACATCCGCACTCCCAACGCCGGACAGTTTTTGCTGAACGGGAACCCTGTCCATTCGCAGAAGATCAGGGACAAGTTCTACGTCATAAAGATGGAATTATAA
- a CDS encoding galactokinase: protein MPNLTYSDNRNSGFFSNRGPIRSFFSPGRINLIGEHLDYNGGFVFPAAISLGITGSMQERDDTVIRMKSEQVPGDVTADLEGNISSGSAPGWANYTLGALRYVRKSGATLSRGMNILYSSTLPQGSGLSSSAALEVLTAFMIISASVTSDQDRVRLALLMRDMENGHIGVQCGIMDQFTVALGRKGHAILLDSDSLKYEYVPVNTGDRSFIIMNSHKPRALADSKYNERRAQCEEALRLIRERNPAVKNLAGAASEDLVHIRDDVLMRRARHVITENTRVLQSVEALRKKDLELFGRLLSDSHRSLRDDYEVTGYELDALVDAAARAPGCAGARMTGAGFGGCAIALVRDSMAGDFERTVSDAYQKATGLRVDFYRSVLEDGVHEITAAAMDHCS, encoded by the coding sequence ATGCCGAACCTGACATACAGCGATAATCGGAACAGCGGCTTTTTTTCCAATAGAGGACCAATCCGATCTTTCTTCTCTCCCGGCAGAATAAATCTCATCGGCGAACATCTGGACTACAACGGCGGCTTTGTGTTTCCCGCGGCCATTTCCCTGGGCATTACCGGCTCCATGCAGGAACGGGACGACACTGTGATCCGGATGAAGTCGGAGCAGGTCCCCGGCGATGTAACGGCCGACCTCGAAGGCAACATTTCCTCCGGCTCAGCGCCGGGATGGGCCAATTACACCCTGGGGGCGCTGCGGTACGTCAGGAAAAGCGGCGCCACGCTCTCACGGGGGATGAACATCCTCTACTCGAGCACCCTGCCCCAGGGATCGGGCCTCTCTTCATCGGCGGCCCTGGAGGTGCTCACCGCATTCATGATCATCTCCGCCTCGGTGACATCGGACCAGGATCGGGTCAGGCTGGCCCTCCTGATGCGCGACATGGAAAACGGCCACATCGGCGTCCAGTGCGGCATCATGGACCAGTTCACCGTGGCCCTGGGCAGAAAAGGCCACGCCATCCTCCTCGATTCAGATTCGCTGAAATACGAATACGTGCCGGTCAACACCGGCGACCGGAGCTTCATCATAATGAACAGCCACAAGCCCCGCGCCCTGGCAGATTCGAAGTACAACGAGCGCCGGGCCCAGTGCGAAGAGGCCCTTCGCCTGATCAGGGAGCGCAACCCGGCCGTAAAGAACCTGGCCGGCGCGGCGTCGGAGGACCTCGTCCATATCCGTGACGACGTCCTGATGCGGCGGGCGCGGCACGTCATCACTGAAAACACAAGGGTACTCCAATCGGTGGAGGCCCTGCGGAAAAAGGACCTTGAGCTCTTCGGCAGGCTCCTGAGCGACTCGCACCGGTCCCTCCGCGATGATTACGAGGTGACCGGATACGAGCTGGACGCACTGGTCGACGCCGCCGCCCGGGCCCCCGGCTGCGCCGGCGCGCGCATGACCGGCGCGGGATTCGGCGGCTGCGCCATAGCCCTGGTGCGGGACTCCATGGCCGGGGACTTCGAGCGAACGGTGAGCGACGCCTACCAAAAGGCGACAGGCCTCAGGGTCGACTTTTACAGGAGCGTTCTTGAGGATGGGGTGCACGAAATAACTGCCGCGGCCATGGATCATTGCTCCTGA